A region of Sphingobium baderi DNA encodes the following proteins:
- a CDS encoding IS3 family transposase (programmed frameshift) gives MPAKKHKPEEIIGKLREVEIVLGQGGTTAEACRRIAVSEQTYYRWRKEYGGLKTDQARRMKDLEKENLRLRRAISDLTLDKLILQEAAPGKLLSPARRRRCIDQVKETLDVSERRVCRVLGQHRSTQRKVPCGADDEQALTEDIIELAKQYGRYGYRRVTALLHAAGWSVNHKRVERIWRREGLKVPQKQPKRGRLWLNDGSCVRLRPEYPGHVWAYDFVEGRTHDGRKFRILTIIDEASRECLALIVARQLKHEDVLAALAELFIARGPPAHIRSDNGSEFIATAVQKWLGQIGVNTLYITPGSPWENGYNESFNGSLRDELLNGEIFYSLAEARVLIEAWRRHYNTVRPHSSLGYRPPAPEAATPPLSVSGSASLHLRPTMAAETTMH, from the exons ATGCCTGCCAAGAAGCACAAGCCCGAGGAGATCATCGGGAAGCTGCGTGAGGTTGAAATCGTGCTGGGCCAGGGCGGGACGACCGCGGAGGCATGCCGGCGGATCGCGGTCAGCGAGCAGACTTACTACCGCTGGCGCAAAGAGTATGGCGGCCTGAAGACGGATCAGGCTCGGCGGATGAAGGACCTGGAGAAGGAGAACCTGCGGCTGCGCCGTGCGATCTCCGACCTCACACTGGACAAGCTGATCCTGCAGGAGGCGGCAC CGGGGAAACTTCTGAGCCCCGCACGGCGTCGGCGCTGCATCGATCAGGTGAAGGAGACGCTGGATGTATCCGAGCGACGCGTGTGCCGCGTGCTCGGGCAGCATCGGTCGACGCAGCGCAAGGTGCCGTGCGGGGCAGATGACGAACAGGCGCTGACCGAGGACATCATCGAGTTGGCCAAGCAATACGGGCGCTACGGTTATCGTCGGGTGACCGCGCTGTTGCATGCTGCTGGGTGGTCGGTGAACCACAAGCGCGTCGAACGCATCTGGCGTCGTGAGGGGCTGAAGGTGCCACAGAAGCAACCTAAACGTGGCCGGCTTTGGTTAAACGATGGCTCGTGCGTCCGGCTGCGACCCGAATATCCGGGGCATGTCTGGGCATACGACTTCGTCGAAGGGCGGACGCATGATGGCCGTAAGTTTCGCATCCTCACCATCATCGACGAGGCGAGCCGCGAGTGCCTGGCGCTGATCGTTGCGCGCCAGCTCAAGCATGAGGACGTACTGGCAGCACTTGCCGAGCTGTTCATTGCTCGGGGCCCGCCGGCGCACATCAGATCGGACAACGGCAGCGAGTTCATCGCCACCGCAGTCCAGAAATGGCTTGGGCAGATCGGCGTGAACACGCTCTACATCACGCCAGGCTCGCCATGGGAGAACGGCTACAACGAGAGCTTCAATGGCTCGCTGCGTGACGAGCTGCTTAACGGAGAGATCTTCTACAGCCTCGCCGAGGCCAGAGTGCTGATCGAGGCGTGGCGGCGTCATTACAACACCGTCCGGCCGCACAGCAGCTTGGGCTACCGCCCACCGGCACCAGAAGCGGCGACACCACCATTGTCGGTCTCCGGTTCCGCTTCGCTCCACCTCCGCCCGACAATGGCGGCGGAGACGACAATGCACTAA
- a CDS encoding alpha/beta hydrolase, giving the protein MLREAHILDEIYVHRYHGPDPSYAIVLCHGIGGHGGIYDRFCVPHAMRGVDIWSLDAPGHGQSTLNRPRGQWTLGEYADAAVMVAEHVAAETGLPVFVLGSSMGVAAGFSALHSDVVRGAILMGSPMVPQGPWMSDLAGPWQTEGVQQMLAASWPGRAARLDVSILFDFDEDYGYSGAGEQKRGDPWNTWSYDLSSWASLFTYQPKIPPSENRKPILMASGAEDPVFTPDVMETTARAIAGPVTFHCFEGGKHQLMLFSTERFSALVHEWVGEQLGSRA; this is encoded by the coding sequence ATGCTGAGAGAAGCGCATATCCTTGATGAGATCTACGTCCACCGTTATCATGGGCCTGACCCGAGCTACGCGATCGTGCTGTGCCACGGCATCGGAGGGCATGGCGGCATCTACGATCGGTTCTGCGTTCCGCATGCGATGCGCGGAGTTGACATCTGGTCGCTCGACGCGCCGGGCCATGGTCAATCGACATTGAACCGGCCTCGCGGGCAGTGGACGCTCGGCGAATATGCGGACGCCGCGGTGATGGTCGCAGAGCATGTTGCCGCGGAGACTGGGTTGCCGGTTTTCGTGCTGGGATCAAGCATGGGCGTGGCGGCCGGCTTCTCGGCGTTGCACAGCGACGTAGTCCGTGGTGCGATCCTGATGGGATCGCCGATGGTGCCGCAGGGTCCTTGGATGTCGGATCTCGCCGGTCCGTGGCAGACCGAAGGCGTGCAGCAGATGCTGGCCGCAAGCTGGCCGGGCCGCGCTGCGCGTCTCGACGTAAGCATCCTGTTCGATTTCGATGAGGATTATGGTTATTCCGGTGCCGGCGAGCAGAAGCGCGGCGATCCGTGGAACACCTGGTCGTATGATCTGTCCTCGTGGGCGTCGCTGTTCACCTATCAGCCGAAAATCCCGCCTTCGGAAAATCGCAAGCCGATTCTTATGGCCAGCGGGGCTGAAGATCCGGTGTTTACGCCAGACGTGATGGAAACGACCGCGCGCGCAATCGCCGGTCCAGTGACCTTCCACTGCTTTGAAGGGGGCAAGCATCAGCTGATGTTGTTCAGCACTGAGCGCTTCTCTGCCTTGGTTCACGAATGGGTCGGAGAACAGCTTGGAAGTCGGGCGTAA
- a CDS encoding VOC family protein: MSTRPNSIHHLAISTSSMKAQIEFFTGVLGFELAALYWMHGADDTFHGFLRMNDHSYLAFVQSPKVALIDREIGKTHAANPLAPSAGGTMQHIAFNVDTDEELLAIRDRVRTRGINVYGYIDHGFCKSIYFAGPENLLLEVSTSQAAIDARAWIDPEVVALIGVNAEELARYKAPEAFMPTGTRVPQPSFDPAKPNMTMDAGLKAFMADLSDDELAEASRRFSDPPVKVSG, encoded by the coding sequence ATGAGCACACGACCGAACAGTATCCATCATTTGGCTATCTCGACGTCCTCGATGAAGGCGCAGATCGAGTTCTTCACCGGAGTGCTCGGCTTTGAGCTGGCAGCACTCTACTGGATGCACGGTGCCGACGATACGTTCCACGGCTTCCTGCGCATGAACGACCATAGCTACTTGGCGTTCGTCCAGTCGCCAAAGGTCGCGTTGATCGACAGGGAGATCGGCAAGACCCATGCGGCCAATCCACTAGCGCCGAGCGCCGGTGGGACGATGCAGCACATCGCGTTCAACGTGGATACGGACGAGGAATTGCTGGCGATCCGCGATCGCGTCCGCACTCGCGGCATCAACGTTTATGGCTATATCGATCACGGCTTTTGTAAGTCGATCTACTTCGCCGGGCCGGAAAACCTGCTGCTTGAGGTCTCCACTTCGCAGGCGGCAATCGACGCTCGGGCGTGGATTGATCCCGAGGTTGTCGCGCTGATCGGCGTTAATGCGGAAGAGCTGGCCCGCTACAAGGCGCCGGAGGCCTTCATGCCCACGGGCACGCGCGTGCCCCAGCCCTCGTTCGATCCGGCTAAGCCGAACATGACCATGGACGCCGGGCTGAAGGCCTTCATGGCCGATCTGTCGGATGACGAACTCGCGGAGGCATCGCGCCGATTCTCCGATCCGCCGGTCAAGGTCTCCGGCTGA
- a CDS encoding iron-containing alcohol dehydrogenase produces MAPGGSIRHVREPFGAGIVIPASAPYAGIDHGHVGLRKQPMVYYGARLADAVATEAATAGLRRILPVVTPSLRNHHAVRDVLDDVEFILAPAFSEIRPHTPIDTVVSLIAAIRRSSPDALLAIGGGSAIDAAKIASLAIAAGADDIGDLLALKSAADADGELAPAAIDPSLPIIAVPTTLSAAEHGVIAGATHAGTKHLFKSFELPPGTIVYDPWLAATTPPMLWLSTGIRALDHAIETFLSLDANPFTDALAARGMALLRSGLRMAHDRPDDACARHDGQMGSWLSGCSIGRVRYGASHGIAHQLGAVAGVPHGLTSCVLLPAVLDYNAPVSTAKQAVIADACGHAGGSASQAVRDLIRSLSLPTSMSELGVTRDALSRVAESALSNAFVRANPRPIRSPEDVMAILDAAF; encoded by the coding sequence ATGGCGCCGGGTGGGTCCATCCGCCACGTTCGCGAGCCGTTCGGCGCGGGAATCGTGATCCCCGCATCCGCGCCCTACGCCGGGATCGACCATGGCCATGTTGGGCTTCGTAAGCAGCCCATGGTTTATTACGGCGCGAGGCTGGCTGACGCAGTGGCCACCGAAGCGGCGACGGCAGGGTTACGGCGCATTCTCCCGGTGGTCACGCCCTCGTTGCGCAATCATCATGCCGTCCGCGACGTGCTCGACGACGTCGAATTTATCTTGGCACCCGCGTTCAGCGAGATACGCCCGCACACGCCGATCGATACGGTTGTGTCGCTGATCGCGGCGATCCGGCGCTCCTCGCCTGATGCCCTTCTCGCCATCGGCGGCGGAAGCGCGATCGACGCTGCTAAGATTGCGAGCCTTGCGATCGCGGCAGGGGCGGACGATATCGGCGACCTGCTCGCACTGAAGAGCGCCGCCGACGCCGACGGCGAGCTCGCGCCGGCCGCCATCGATCCCTCGCTGCCCATCATCGCGGTGCCCACCACCCTTTCGGCCGCCGAGCACGGCGTCATCGCCGGCGCGACCCACGCCGGGACCAAGCACCTGTTCAAGTCGTTCGAGCTGCCGCCGGGCACGATCGTCTACGATCCGTGGCTCGCGGCGACGACGCCGCCCATGCTATGGCTTTCGACTGGGATTCGAGCGCTCGATCACGCGATCGAGACTTTCCTCTCGCTGGATGCCAATCCTTTTACTGATGCGCTGGCTGCACGCGGCATGGCGCTCCTCCGATCGGGACTGCGCATGGCGCATGATCGCCCAGACGATGCCTGCGCGCGACATGACGGGCAGATGGGAAGCTGGCTCAGCGGCTGCAGCATCGGCCGAGTGCGCTACGGAGCCAGTCACGGGATCGCGCATCAACTCGGCGCAGTCGCCGGCGTGCCGCACGGGCTCACCTCGTGCGTGCTCCTGCCCGCAGTGCTCGATTACAACGCGCCGGTATCTACCGCCAAGCAGGCGGTGATTGCGGATGCATGCGGCCATGCCGGTGGCTCTGCGTCTCAGGCGGTGCGGGACCTAATCCGATCGCTGAGCCTGCCAACGTCGATGTCGGAACTCGGCGTCACGAGGGATGCGCTGTCGCGGGTTGCCGAAAGCGCGCTGAGCAACGCGTTCGTCAGGGCGAACCCCCGCCCGATCAGGTCGCCTGAAGACGTGATGGCCATTCTCGATGCCGCATTCTGA
- a CDS encoding alpha/beta fold hydrolase has translation MVVWKGPQTTFFGNNVIAGAFNITKPILLLSSSLGTTMDMWEPQLAAFAEQFRVLRCDTRGHGGSDAPPGSYSLDRLGRDVVELLDALNIRRVHFCGLSLGGSVAKIVKLEHAWRRLDGRNDDGFQVAPFPG, from the coding sequence ATGGTGGTGTGGAAGGGGCCGCAAACCACCTTCTTCGGCAACAATGTGATCGCCGGCGCCTTCAACATCACCAAACCAATATTGCTGCTCTCCAGTTCGCTCGGCACAACGATGGACATGTGGGAGCCCCAACTGGCCGCGTTCGCGGAGCAGTTCCGGGTACTACGCTGCGATACCCGTGGACACGGCGGATCAGATGCGCCGCCCGGATCATATTCGCTTGATCGCCTTGGCCGGGATGTCGTGGAACTCCTGGATGCGCTCAACATCCGACGTGTCCATTTCTGTGGGCTTTCCCTCGGTGGCTCTGTTGCAAAAATCGTGAAGCTTGAGCATGCTTGGCGGAGATTGGACGGACGGAACGATGACGGATTTCAAGTGGCGCCATTTCCAGGGTGA
- a CDS encoding tyrosine-type recombinase/integrase has protein sequence MSIITVCERREAKGLDAHVPLILRGDALYDPDLDRFFLDLPLSGVRSRHSLRAYAYDVAVWLRFLDACGKTVWAATRDDVDAYHRERRRDEADHRITAASWNRAVASLDRLYRWGEQQGLIADAPFSRRAVWRPAQGGRRGMIAARNDAYERVARRSDVRFVTMDDYHIFREVGLRGLTPDGTERPGARDRNGLRNALFADLLVTTGLRLEEASGLLADELAAIDHDHDQAQQLWLRLPPPLTKGDRGRSVLVPRRLLRQIAAYVAVERAAGVTKFAARDGAAKLERPIPVTRAGLDRMRDVCTPEERCRLILCDEDGPPHEPAALWLTEVGQPVRPNSWEVIFTRACKRCEENGFPLSISPHQLRHTFAVHMLALLIQQRRREAALPAGPVESYRLILGDPLQQVQRLLGHASLTTTYIYLDHIATRADTVDAAVEELLALLPGPQGA, from the coding sequence GTGTCGATCATTACTGTTTGCGAGCGCCGCGAGGCCAAGGGTCTCGATGCGCATGTGCCGCTGATCCTGCGCGGTGACGCGCTCTATGATCCCGATCTGGATCGCTTCTTTCTCGACCTGCCGCTGTCGGGGGTCCGCTCGCGGCACTCGCTTCGCGCCTACGCCTATGATGTTGCGGTCTGGCTCCGCTTTCTCGATGCCTGCGGCAAGACCGTGTGGGCTGCGACCCGCGACGATGTCGATGCCTATCATCGTGAGCGACGCCGCGACGAGGCCGATCACCGGATCACGGCGGCAAGCTGGAACCGGGCTGTCGCCAGCCTCGATCGCCTCTACCGCTGGGGCGAGCAGCAAGGGCTGATCGCCGACGCGCCGTTTAGCCGCCGCGCCGTGTGGCGACCGGCGCAAGGTGGCCGTCGTGGCATGATCGCGGCGCGCAACGACGCCTATGAACGTGTTGCCAGGCGGTCGGATGTGCGGTTCGTCACGATGGACGACTACCACATTTTCCGCGAGGTCGGCCTGCGCGGCCTCACCCCGGACGGCACCGAGCGCCCCGGCGCTCGCGATCGCAACGGGCTGCGCAACGCTCTGTTCGCCGACCTTCTCGTCACCACTGGCCTGCGTCTTGAAGAGGCGTCGGGCCTGCTCGCCGATGAGCTTGCGGCCATCGATCACGACCACGATCAGGCTCAGCAGCTTTGGCTGCGCCTGCCGCCGCCGCTCACCAAGGGCGACCGGGGACGCAGTGTGCTGGTCCCGCGTCGGCTGCTGCGTCAGATCGCCGCCTATGTCGCCGTCGAACGCGCCGCAGGCGTGACCAAGTTCGCCGCGCGGGACGGCGCGGCCAAGCTCGAACGACCGATCCCTGTCACCCGCGCCGGTCTCGACCGCATGCGCGATGTCTGCACCCCAGAGGAACGATGCCGCCTGATCCTGTGCGACGAGGATGGACCACCCCACGAGCCGGCGGCGCTATGGCTGACCGAGGTAGGGCAGCCTGTTCGCCCCAACTCGTGGGAGGTGATCTTCACCCGTGCCTGCAAGCGGTGCGAGGAGAACGGTTTCCCGCTGTCGATCAGTCCCCACCAGCTTCGTCACACCTTCGCAGTCCATATGCTCGCCTTGCTGATCCAGCAGCGGCGGCGCGAAGCGGCATTGCCGGCGGGGCCGGTGGAGAGCTACCGGCTGATCCTGGGCGACCCGCTGCAACAGGTGCAACGTCTGCTCGGCCACGCGAGCCTCACCACCACCTATATCTACCTCGATCATATCGCGACGCGCGCCGATACAGTGGACGCGGCCGTCGAGGAGCTGCTCGCGCTGCTGCCGGGACCGCAGGGCGCATGA
- a CDS encoding zincin-like metallopeptidase domain-containing protein: MKSYAVFNAEQIEGLDAQYYPVAPEPKITGERLTQVDRFVENTGVDLRHGGNRAFFNPGHDFVQMPAFEQFKTPEGYAATLCHELVHWSGSTARLDRTFGKRFGDQAYAREELVALSGQSAPSATLQ, from the coding sequence TTGAAATCCTATGCCGTTTTCAACGCCGAGCAGATCGAGGGCTTGGACGCCCAATACTACCCGGTTGCGCCAGAGCCGAAAATAACCGGCGAGCGACTGACGCAGGTCGATCGCTTCGTGGAAAACACGGGCGTCGATCTTCGCCACGGCGGCAATCGCGCCTTTTTCAATCCCGGTCATGACTTCGTGCAAATGCCGGCTTTCGAGCAGTTCAAGACGCCCGAAGGGTACGCGGCGACCCTATGCCACGAACTTGTTCATTGGAGCGGCAGCACTGCCCGCCTAGACCGAACTTTCGGGAAGCGGTTCGGGGATCAGGCGTATGCGAGGGAGGAACTTGTTGCGTTATCTGGACAGTCTGCGCCGTCCGCAACATTGCAGTAA
- a CDS encoding ArdC-like ssDNA-binding domain-containing protein, whose translation MSERKDIYQQITNRIIQQLENGVCPWLRPWDTKGLPVRPTRSNGEPYRGINVLVLWDAASQAGYSSPYWCTFKQALAMKACVKKGERGTFVVYAGSMEKTEQSDSGEDVERRTRF comes from the coding sequence ATGTCCGAGCGGAAAGACATTTACCAGCAGATCACGAACAGGATCATTCAGCAGCTGGAAAACGGCGTCTGCCCTTGGCTTCGCCCGTGGGATACGAAAGGCCTTCCCGTTCGCCCAACCCGGTCCAACGGTGAGCCCTATCGCGGCATCAATGTTCTTGTTTTGTGGGATGCAGCGTCACAGGCGGGGTATTCCTCCCCTTACTGGTGCACCTTCAAGCAGGCGTTGGCGATGAAGGCTTGCGTCAAGAAAGGCGAGCGCGGGACGTTCGTGGTCTATGCCGGCAGCATGGAAAAGACGGAGCAGAGCGACAGCGGCGAGGATGTTGAGCGCCGCACCCGTTTTTGA
- a CDS encoding phosphotransferase, which yields MTAEPNANIGTGAVRGGFRFDEAALARWMEANVEGFAGPLEVQQFKGGQSNPTYKLVTPGRSYVMRRKPPGPLAPGAHAVDREARVMRALEAQGFPVAIVYGLCTDDAVIGSWFYVMEMVEGRIFWDATFPEVPAAERPTYFAAMNRTMADLHSFDPEAIGLGDYGRHGNYFERQISRWSKTYLADTDAGRDAGMDQLIEWLPTAIPERDETSVVHGDFRCDNMIFHPTEPRVLAVLDWELSTLGHPLADFAYHALMYRMPPDIVAGLGHVDPRSLNIPSEEEYVAQYCANTGRSTIPDYEFYVAFNFFRLAAIFHGIKGRYLRGSAASENAAARVEALPRLIALAEKAMEACQKA from the coding sequence ATGACAGCCGAGCCGAACGCCAATATCGGCACCGGCGCGGTGCGCGGGGGCTTCCGCTTTGACGAGGCGGCGCTGGCGCGCTGGATGGAGGCGAACGTCGAGGGCTTTGCGGGTCCGCTCGAGGTGCAGCAGTTCAAGGGCGGGCAGTCGAACCCGACCTATAAGCTCGTCACGCCGGGACGCTCCTATGTGATGCGCCGCAAGCCGCCGGGGCCGCTTGCGCCCGGCGCACATGCGGTGGACCGCGAGGCCCGCGTGATGCGCGCGCTTGAGGCGCAAGGGTTTCCGGTCGCCATCGTCTACGGCCTGTGCACGGACGATGCCGTCATCGGCAGCTGGTTCTACGTGATGGAGATGGTCGAGGGCCGCATCTTCTGGGACGCCACGTTCCCGGAAGTGCCGGCCGCCGAGCGCCCCACCTATTTCGCGGCGATGAACCGCACGATGGCGGATCTGCACAGCTTTGATCCGGAGGCGATCGGCCTTGGCGACTATGGAAGGCACGGCAACTATTTCGAGCGGCAGATCTCGCGTTGGAGCAAGACCTATCTGGCCGACACCGATGCGGGCCGCGATGCCGGCATGGACCAGCTGATCGAATGGCTGCCGACAGCGATCCCCGAGCGCGACGAAACGTCGGTGGTGCACGGCGATTTCCGCTGTGACAACATGATCTTCCACCCGACCGAGCCGCGCGTCCTCGCGGTGCTGGACTGGGAGCTGTCGACGCTCGGCCATCCGCTGGCGGACTTTGCCTACCATGCTTTGATGTACCGGATGCCGCCGGACATCGTCGCCGGGCTCGGCCATGTCGATCCGCGCTCGCTGAACATCCCGTCCGAGGAAGAATACGTCGCGCAATATTGCGCCAACACCGGCCGCAGTACGATCCCGGACTACGAGTTCTACGTCGCGTTTAACTTCTTCCGGCTGGCGGCGATCTTCCACGGCATCAAGGGCCGGTATCTACGCGGCTCGGCCGCGTCGGAGAATGCCGCGGCGCGGGTGGAAGCCCTCCCGCGCCTGATCGCGCTCGCCGAAAAGGCGATGGAGGCGTGCCAAAAGGCCTGA
- a CDS encoding acyl-CoA dehydrogenase family protein — MAFKFERNGISDPALEIADRVEAFVRDKIVPFEHDKRLRAHGPSQDMVEEMRALAREAGVMTPHILPDGSHLTHRATAAVLMRSGLSPLGPTAVNTAAPDEGNMYLLGKVASPELKKRFLDPLVAGKTRSAFFMTELAADDGAGSDPSMMKTTCRPDGNHWVVNGRKAYITGVEGATVGIVMAKSDDGACMFLVDLPNPAITIERVLDTLDSTMPGGHAVVKIDNLRVPADQMLGRNGEGFRYAQVRLAPARLTHCMRWLGACVRANEIAGDYANKRSAFGKKLIDHEGVGFMLAESLIDLKQAELMTYWCADILDSGARGTTESSMTKVAVSEALMRIADRCVQMMGGQGITADTVVERVFREVRAFRIYDGPTEVHKWSLAGKIKRDWEKGQAA, encoded by the coding sequence ATGGCATTCAAGTTCGAAAGAAACGGAATTTCCGACCCCGCGCTCGAGATCGCCGACCGCGTCGAGGCCTTCGTGCGCGACAAGATCGTGCCTTTCGAGCACGACAAGCGCCTTCGCGCGCATGGCCCCTCGCAGGACATGGTGGAGGAGATGCGCGCGCTGGCCCGCGAGGCAGGTGTGATGACGCCGCACATCCTGCCCGACGGCAGCCATCTCACCCACCGCGCGACGGCCGCGGTGCTGATGCGCAGCGGTCTTTCGCCGCTCGGACCGACCGCCGTGAACACGGCCGCGCCGGATGAGGGCAACATGTACCTTCTCGGCAAGGTGGCGAGCCCGGAACTGAAGAAGCGCTTCCTTGACCCGCTCGTCGCCGGCAAGACGCGCTCTGCCTTCTTCATGACCGAGCTTGCCGCAGACGATGGCGCGGGCTCCGATCCGTCCATGATGAAGACGACCTGCCGGCCGGACGGCAACCACTGGGTGGTCAACGGGCGCAAGGCCTACATCACCGGCGTCGAGGGCGCGACCGTTGGCATCGTCATGGCGAAGTCCGATGACGGCGCCTGCATGTTCCTGGTCGACCTGCCCAACCCGGCGATCACCATCGAGCGCGTGCTCGACACGTTGGACAGCACCATGCCCGGCGGCCACGCAGTGGTGAAGATCGACAATCTGCGCGTTCCGGCCGACCAGATGCTCGGCCGGAACGGCGAGGGTTTTCGCTATGCGCAGGTTCGCCTTGCGCCGGCGCGCCTCACCCACTGCATGCGCTGGCTGGGCGCCTGCGTGCGCGCCAACGAGATCGCCGGCGACTATGCCAACAAGCGCAGCGCGTTCGGCAAGAAGCTGATCGACCACGAAGGCGTCGGCTTCATGCTGGCCGAGAGCCTGATCGACCTCAAGCAGGCCGAGCTGATGACCTACTGGTGCGCGGACATCCTCGACAGCGGCGCGCGCGGCACGACCGAAAGCTCGATGACCAAGGTCGCCGTCTCCGAGGCGCTGATGCGCATTGCCGACCGCTGCGTGCAGATGATGGGCGGGCAGGGCATCACGGCCGACACCGTGGTCGAGCGGGTGTTCCGCGAAGTGCGCGCCTTCCGCATCTATGACGGCCCGACCGAGGTTCACAAGTGGAGCCTTGCCGGGAAGATCAAGCGCGACTGGGAAAAGGGCCAGGCGGCATGA
- a CDS encoding SDR family NAD(P)-dependent oxidoreductase, producing MTVKDRVALVTGASSGLGTDFARMLAGEGATVILAARRVEVLAALKAEIEAAGRKAQTVALDVSSEASIAAAFAELDQRGIALDIVVNNAGISGAAPAITLSAQDWDSVVNTNLRGVFLVAQAAAQRMRDTKRGGSIVNVASILGHRVAGNVAAYAASKAGVVHLTEALALEWARYGIRVNSLCPGYIETEINRNFFATEQGQALIKRIPQRRLGAPSDLDGALLLLASDAGRYMTGSSVVVDGGHLVSSL from the coding sequence ATGACGGTGAAGGATCGCGTAGCGCTGGTGACCGGCGCATCCTCTGGGCTCGGGACGGATTTCGCGCGCATGCTAGCGGGGGAGGGCGCGACCGTCATCCTCGCGGCGCGACGCGTCGAGGTACTGGCAGCACTCAAGGCCGAGATCGAGGCCGCAGGCCGCAAGGCGCAGACGGTCGCGCTGGACGTCAGCAGCGAGGCGAGCATTGCAGCTGCCTTCGCCGAGCTCGACCAGCGCGGCATCGCGCTCGACATCGTCGTCAATAATGCTGGCATCTCCGGCGCGGCCCCGGCCATCACGCTTTCCGCGCAGGACTGGGACAGCGTCGTCAACACCAATCTCAGGGGCGTGTTCCTCGTCGCCCAGGCGGCGGCGCAGCGCATGCGCGATACCAAGCGTGGCGGGTCGATCGTCAACGTCGCGTCGATCCTCGGCCATCGCGTTGCCGGCAATGTCGCGGCCTATGCCGCCTCCAAGGCCGGCGTCGTGCACCTCACCGAGGCGCTGGCGCTTGAATGGGCGCGCTACGGCATCCGCGTGAACTCGCTGTGCCCCGGCTATATCGAAACCGAGATCAACCGCAATTTCTTCGCGACGGAGCAGGGCCAGGCGCTCATCAAGCGCATTCCGCAGCGCCGCCTTGGCGCGCCGTCAGATCTTGATGGCGCGCTCCTGCTGCTGGCTTCCGACGCTGGCCGCTACATGACCGGCTCCTCGGTTGTCGTCGATGGCGGACACCTCGTCTCGTCGCTTTAA
- a CDS encoding phosphotransferase family protein codes for MEAEIDKVLRAKLRRRGGPKLAAPSLAEAVDGCTRLIAAHVGRPFEVRNPRWFHGGASKIQMAFELVWDDATSGEPPQALVLRMDPPASIVETSRLREFEILRAVRGVVPVPECHWVDPDGTHLHSPGLIYGYVPGVAKPTKHQAAQVTGVGTRFGPDLRATLGPDFVDQLAAIHRLDVAAMGEIPGFEPVAPGSNASIIRQVNWWRRVWEEDRLEDFPLVNVAAQWLVANAPRLDHVSVVHGDYRTGNFLFDEASGRITALLDWELSVLGDRHQDLSWASGRHLGHLAEDGKTFLLGGLLPLGEFFARYEESSGLSVDPKRLKYFDIFNSYIAVVHMLGTAPRVADGATHQDVVVGWLSMIGHPIAEQLRRYLEEVL; via the coding sequence GTGGAAGCCGAAATCGACAAGGTGCTGCGCGCGAAGCTGCGGCGTCGCGGCGGGCCGAAACTGGCGGCGCCGTCGCTGGCGGAGGCGGTCGACGGCTGCACCAGGCTGATCGCGGCGCATGTCGGGCGGCCGTTCGAGGTCCGCAATCCGCGCTGGTTTCATGGCGGCGCCTCGAAAATTCAGATGGCGTTCGAACTTGTCTGGGATGACGCGACATCCGGCGAGCCTCCCCAGGCGCTTGTCCTGCGGATGGATCCGCCGGCGTCCATCGTGGAAACCAGCAGGTTGCGAGAATTTGAGATATTACGGGCCGTGCGCGGTGTCGTGCCGGTACCGGAATGTCATTGGGTGGATCCAGACGGCACCCATCTTCACTCGCCCGGCCTGATTTACGGATATGTGCCAGGTGTCGCCAAACCGACGAAACACCAGGCCGCACAGGTCACAGGAGTAGGCACCCGCTTCGGGCCGGATCTCCGCGCCACCCTCGGCCCCGACTTCGTTGATCAGTTGGCGGCGATCCATCGGCTGGATGTAGCCGCCATGGGCGAAATTCCCGGATTCGAGCCGGTCGCACCTGGATCGAACGCGTCGATCATCCGCCAGGTTAACTGGTGGCGTCGGGTGTGGGAGGAAGATCGTCTGGAGGACTTCCCCCTGGTCAATGTCGCTGCGCAATGGCTTGTCGCTAACGCGCCCAGGCTCGATCATGTGTCCGTCGTGCATGGCGACTATCGCACGGGGAACTTCCTCTTCGACGAGGCGTCGGGCCGCATCACGGCCTTGCTCGACTGGGAGCTTTCGGTTCTGGGTGATCGCCATCAGGATCTGAGCTGGGCAAGCGGGCGCCATCTTGGCCATCTGGCGGAAGACGGGAAGACGTTCCTGCTAGGGGGGCTGCTGCCGTTGGGTGAGTTCTTCGCCCGCTATGAGGAGTCCTCGGGCCTTTCCGTCGATCCCAAGAGGCTGAAATATTTCGATATATTTAACAGCTACATAGCGGTCGTCCACATGCTGGGCACTGCGCCGCGTGTGGCGGATGGCGCCACGCATCAGGATGTGGTCGTCGGGTGGCTCTCCATGATCGGCCATCCTATCGCTGAACAGCTTCGGCGGTATCTAGAGGAGGTACTTTGA